In Sander lucioperca isolate FBNREF2018 chromosome 12, SLUC_FBN_1.2, whole genome shotgun sequence, one DNA window encodes the following:
- the LOC116043646 gene encoding transmembrane and death domain protein 1-like isoform X2, producing the protein MKVWKLSPLFFFFLFLSSTLGEDTVAEDISVHQLERLVEMLTSTECEELLFALSHPEENIFQHVERLSPQKNLLDLKPRAKRDTSYAADSEAQCRTALTDWMLRYGDQTYYDRLSRALQHIGRTDIAIEVGKNINQDKALSLKRYVEDYHKYVNSLNFPPVQLDTMGQPHEEQKARTRTRRVRDLTWRDLDLIVERAPVAVYQKGPSDVALPLLYGILLGFGGTLLAGLSILAVIIHISRRKQQSCHHRVTGTPSSKLMVGNVILKDAASGRSEAAK; encoded by the exons ATGAAAGTCTGGAAATTATctcccctcttcttcttctttctattTCTGAGTTCAACACTCGGAGAGGACACAG TGGCAGAAGACATCAGTGTCCATCAGCTGGAGCGGTTAGTGGAGATGCTGACGTCTACGGAGTGCGAGGAGCTTCTGTTCGCCCTCTCTCACCCAGAGGAAAACATCTTCCAGCACGTTGAGCGCCTCTCACCACAAAAAAATCTACTCGATCTTAAGCCTCGAGCCAAGAGAGACACCTCATATGCTGCAG ATAGTGAGGCTCAGTGCCGGACGGCCCTGACAGACTGGATGCTGAGGTACGGCGATCAGACCTACTACGACAGGCTTTCTCGCGCCTTGCAGCACATCGGCAGAACAGACATTGCCATTG aAGTGGGGAAGAACATCAACCAGGACAAAGCCTTGAGCTTGAAACGCTACGTTGAAGACTATCACAAATATGTCAACTCTTTAAACTTCCCACCGGTACAATTAGACACAATGGGCCAACCGCATGAAGAACAGAAGGCCAGAACACGAACACGAAGAG tAAGGGATCTGACATGGCGTGACCTGGATCTGATCGTGGAGCGGGCCCCAGTTGCTGTGTATCAGAAGGGGCCTTCGGATGTAGCTCTACCCCTCTTGTATGGCATCCTGCTGGGCTTTGGAGGAACCTTGCTCGCAGGCCTTTCTATACTTGCTGTCATCATACACATCTCCCGTAGAAAGCAGCAGAGCTGTCACCACAGGGTCACCGGGACCCCCAGCAGCAAGCTCATGGTTGGAAATGTAATATTGAAAGATGCAGCTTCTGGGAGGTCAGAGGCTGCAAAATAA
- the LOC116043646 gene encoding transmembrane and death domain protein 1-like isoform X1 has protein sequence MLTSTECEELLFALSHPEENIFQHVERLSPQKNLLDLKPRAKRDTSYAADSEAQCRTALTDWMLRYGDQTYYDRLSRALQHIGRTDIAIEVGKNINQDKALSLKRYVEDYHKYVNSLNFPPVQLDTMGQPHEEQKARTRTRRVRDLTWRDLDLIVERAPVAVYQKGPSDVALPLLYGILLGFGGTLLAGLSILAVIIHISRRKQQSCHHRVTGTPSSKLMVGNVILKDAASGRSEAAK, from the exons ATGCTGACGTCTACGGAGTGCGAGGAGCTTCTGTTCGCCCTCTCTCACCCAGAGGAAAACATCTTCCAGCACGTTGAGCGCCTCTCACCACAAAAAAATCTACTCGATCTTAAGCCTCGAGCCAAGAGAGACACCTCATATGCTGCAG ATAGTGAGGCTCAGTGCCGGACGGCCCTGACAGACTGGATGCTGAGGTACGGCGATCAGACCTACTACGACAGGCTTTCTCGCGCCTTGCAGCACATCGGCAGAACAGACATTGCCATTG aAGTGGGGAAGAACATCAACCAGGACAAAGCCTTGAGCTTGAAACGCTACGTTGAAGACTATCACAAATATGTCAACTCTTTAAACTTCCCACCGGTACAATTAGACACAATGGGCCAACCGCATGAAGAACAGAAGGCCAGAACACGAACACGAAGAG tAAGGGATCTGACATGGCGTGACCTGGATCTGATCGTGGAGCGGGCCCCAGTTGCTGTGTATCAGAAGGGGCCTTCGGATGTAGCTCTACCCCTCTTGTATGGCATCCTGCTGGGCTTTGGAGGAACCTTGCTCGCAGGCCTTTCTATACTTGCTGTCATCATACACATCTCCCGTAGAAAGCAGCAGAGCTGTCACCACAGGGTCACCGGGACCCCCAGCAGCAAGCTCATGGTTGGAAATGTAATATTGAAAGATGCAGCTTCTGGGAGGTCAGAGGCTGCAAAATAA